Sequence from the Thermocaproicibacter melissae genome:
AATCAGATTATACACAACCTGATGAAGCATATCGGGGTCTCCCTCGATAAAAATGCTCTTCGCATTCTCAAGGCCCTGCACTTCAATCTGCTTTTCCTCTATCTTCTTCTCAAAAGAAAGCAGCGCCACCAAGATGGTATTTGTCAGGTCAAAACGAGCCGGGCGCAGTTTCAGGGCGCCGCTGTCGATTCTCGAAAGGTCAAGCATTGTGCGCACAAGGCGGGAAAGGCGCTTAACCTCCTGCGAAACAATTCCGAGGTAATATTTTTCCTTTTCGGGAGGAATCGTGCCGTCGAGGATTCCGTCGATAAAACCGGCAATGGTCGTCATCGGCGTTTTCAGTTCGTGGGAAACGTTCGCGATAAAGCTCCTGCTGGCAGATTCGCTTGACGCCAAGGAATCCGCCATATTGTTGAACGCCTCGGCAAGCTGACCGATTTCGTCATCTCGCGAAATCGGGACGCGCACGGAAAAGTTCCCTTTGCCGAAGCTGTTCGCAGCGCTTGCCATTTTGCGGAGCGGCTGAACCAAACGGTAGGTAAACAGCCACACAACCGCGAAGGAGACGGCGAACGCGGCAAGCAGCGCATAGCAAAGCATCTGCACAATCGACCAGCGGAATGCGGTAAAGGTTTCGGTGTTGTAAGCGGCAAAAACCGCGCCGATGGTGATTCGTTCACCGTTTTCATTTTTGATAATCGGCACACCAACGATATAATAATTGTTCTGGTAACGGCCATTCATGGTGCCTTCGGCACTGTAATGGTCTTGCAAAACTTGCCGCATGATTTTAGCATCAACCGGCTTGCTGACGTCAACGACTCCGCCCTGCCCGCCGTACGACGCGATGATGGTCTTGCCTGATGTGTCGGTGATGAAAATATCCGACTCAATGTTCTGCGCAAAAGTCATTGTGAATGCGCCCATCGTGTTGGCATTGATGACGTAGACGTTTTTGCCTGCTTCTGTGGCATAGCTTTTCGCCAGCGTAGCAACATTCGTCGCACTCCGAAACAGAATGTCTCGCTTTTCGTGTTTCCAGTAATCCGTAACAAACAACAGAATCGTTACGCTGACGACAAGAAAACTTGCAAGGATGACCGCTGTGGTGATCCGCAGATACTTCTTAAAAAGGGTCTTTTTCATAAATATATCCTAATATCAGGAATATTTCATTCCTTTACTTCAAATTTATAACCGACACCCCACACGGTTTTAAGCGCCCATTTGTCGGAAACGCCCTCCAGTTTTTCGCGGAGGCGCTTGACATGAACGTCAACGGTACGGCTGTCGCCGTAATAATCAAAGCCCCAAACCTCGTCCAAAAGCTGGTCACGGGTAAACACCCGGTTCGGGTTGCTGGCGAGGTGATAAATCAGTTCCATTTCTTTCGGAGGCGTATCAATCTGCTTGCCGTTGACCTTCAGCTCGTAATTGGTCAGGTTAATGGAGAGTTTGTCGTAGACAACCTTCTTGACCTGATCGTCTGCATTTTTGCCAATGCGGCGGAGCACGGCTTTGATGCGCGCCACAACCTCTTTGGCTTCAAACGGCTTTACCACATAGTCGTCCGCACCGAGCTCCAGGCCCAAAACCTTATCGAACACTTCGCCCTTCGCCGTCAGCATGATAATGGGGCACTGGCTCTTTTTGCGGATTTCCCGGCAAACCTGCCAGCCGTCAAGCCCAGGCAGCATGATGTCGAGCAGCATAAGATCCGGATTCTCTTTTGTGAACATATCCAGAGCCTGTTTTCCGTCACCCGCGATAACAACCGTGTATCCTTCTTTCTCCAGATACAGTCGGAGCAATTCGCAGATATTCTGGTCGTCATCGACCACCATGATCTTGACATTCGCCATAAAGGCAGTCCCCCTTTTCTACGCTATAAAAAACTCTGCGCAAAGCGCAAAACCTTTCTGCTACTATAAACATAATTGTTAAAATTTTTTCCGTCGAAGATATGAACATTTTATAAATTTGAC
This genomic interval carries:
- a CDS encoding sensor histidine kinase, which codes for MKKTLFKKYLRITTAVILASFLVVSVTILLFVTDYWKHEKRDILFRSATNVATLAKSYATEAGKNVYVINANTMGAFTMTFAQNIESDIFITDTSGKTIIASYGGQGGVVDVSKPVDAKIMRQVLQDHYSAEGTMNGRYQNNYYIVGVPIIKNENGERITIGAVFAAYNTETFTAFRWSIVQMLCYALLAAFAVSFAVVWLFTYRLVQPLRKMASAANSFGKGNFSVRVPISRDDEIGQLAEAFNNMADSLASSESASRSFIANVSHELKTPMTTIAGFIDGILDGTIPPEKEKYYLGIVSQEVKRLSRLVRTMLDLSRIDSGALKLRPARFDLTNTILVALLSFEKKIEEKQIEVQGLENAKSIFIEGDPDMLHQVVYNLIDNAVKFTNEGGYLKIEIFQRDGRTTVSVENSGPGIAQDELPMVFERFYKTDKSRSRDKNGMGLGLYIVRTIVRLHGGDIKAESEQNQFTRFEFWVPDKPPKHMAEQSRLVETTADSPEEHQK
- a CDS encoding response regulator transcription factor gives rise to the protein MANVKIMVVDDDQNICELLRLYLEKEGYTVVIAGDGKQALDMFTKENPDLMLLDIMLPGLDGWQVCREIRKKSQCPIIMLTAKGEVFDKVLGLELGADDYVVKPFEAKEVVARIKAVLRRIGKNADDQVKKVVYDKLSINLTNYELKVNGKQIDTPPKEMELIYHLASNPNRVFTRDQLLDEVWGFDYYGDSRTVDVHVKRLREKLEGVSDKWALKTVWGVGYKFEVKE